Proteins from a single region of Parambassis ranga chromosome 18, fParRan2.1, whole genome shotgun sequence:
- the osgn1 gene encoding oxidative stress induced growth inhibitor 1: protein MDLQDKEIPPGEILPVVIIGNGPSGICLSYLLSGYTPYLSPEASHPNPLLHSKLEEQPHRSLLEQDLEYLCEGLEGRSSNPVAVLFDSLLLPDSDFGLDHTSPLEWRYEPERAIPHLVLGKGPPGGAWHAMEGSMLTLSLANWMELPGLKLKDWMRDKRRNVRNDRATPAEIASYYQHYVSQMSLEQSFACGTTVTSVTRQPGNQEGSPPCWRVAGVQRREGEELGDGSSVSEEVPFSLLAHNVVLATGTHDIPARLDAEGESLPFVCHSFWELEAAISRGELDESSDPVLVVGAGLTAADAVLAAHHLNTPVYHAFRRSVTDPGLIFNQLPKLLYPEYHKVHQMMTQQQHQTNPAPQNNAQNLHPASSPSSSSPSSYPGYLSFPRHRVVAFRPDRKCVLESDSGERTVVQVSKALVLIGAHPNLSFLDNNGCELSINPGEPISCRRNPIDVDPFTNKVLAADGPGMYAMGPLVGENFVRFLKGGALAIASDLAKRQREGGERGEGGVTMDCLMDRWVDRQATTQRGADICVLDS from the exons ATGGACCTTCAGGATAAAGAAATCCCTCCTGGAGAGATCTTGCCTGTGGTGATCATtg GTAACGGCCCATCGGGGATCTGCCTGTCATACCTGTTGTCAGGTTACACCCCCTATCTGTCACCTGAGGCATCGCACCCTAACCCCCTGCTGCACAgcaagctggaggagcagcctCACCGGTCGCTGCTGGAGCAG GATCTGGAGTACCTGTGTGAGGGGCTGGAGGGCCGATCGTCCAATCCCGTGGCAGTGCTTTTCGATTCGCTGCTGCTGCCCGACAGTGATTTCGGGTTGGATCACACCTCGCCGTTGGAATGGCGGTATGAGCCGGAGCGTGCGATCCCTCACCTGGTGCTGGGGAAGGGCCCGCCCGGAGGAGCCTGGCAT GCGATGGAGGGCTCCATGCTAACTCTCAGCCTGGCTAACTGGATGGAGTTACCTGGACTGAAACTGAAGGATTGGATGAGAGACAAACGCAG AAATGTTCGGAATGACCGCGCCACGCCGGCAGAAATCGCCTCCTACTACCAGCACTACGTTTCCCAGATGTCCCTGGAGCAGAGCTTCGCCTGCGGGACGACCGTCACCTCGGTAACCAGGCAGCCCGGCAACCAGGAGGGGTCGCCGCCCTGCTGGAGAGTGGCGGGAGTGCAGcgcagagagggggaggagctgggag ATGGTTCCTCTGTGTCGGAGGAGGTTCCGTTTTCCCTCCTGGCCCACAACGTGGTGCTGGCGACGGGCACGCACGACATCCCGGCGAGGCTCGACGCCGAAGGCGAGTCTCTGCCCTTTGTCTGCCACTCTTTCTGGGAGCTGGAGGCAGCCATCTCTCGGGGGGAGCTCGATGAGTCTTCAGACCCGGTGCTGGTGGTGGGGGCGGGGCTTACGGCCGCAGACGCAGTGCTGGCTGCCCACCATCTCAACACACCTGTCTATCACGCCTTCAGACGCTCCGTCACCGACCCCGGCCTGATCTTTAACCAGCTGCCCAAACTGCTCTACCCTGAGTATCACAAG GTTCACCAGATgatgactcagcagcagcaccaaaCAAACCCGGCACCACAGAACAACGCCCAGAACCTGCACCctgcttcctctccatcctcctcctccccatccTCCTACCCGGGCTACCTGAGCTTCCCGCGTCACAGGGTCGTGGCGTTCCGACCCGACCGGAAGTGCGTTCTGGAGTCAGACTCAGGCGAGCGGACGGTGGTCCAGGTCTCCAAGGCGCTGGTTCTGATCGGCGCCCACCCAAACCTTTCCTTCCTGGACAACAACGGGTGCGAGCTCAGCATCAACCCCGGCGAACCCATCTCATGTCGGAGGAACCCGATCGACGTGGACCCGTTCACAAACAAGGTGCTGGCAGCAGACGGGCCCGGCATGTACGCCATGGGGCCGTTAGTCGGCGAGAACTTTGTCAGGTTCCTGAAAGGCGGAGCGCTCGCGATCGCCAGCGACCTCGccaagagacagagggagggaggggaaagaGGAGAAGGGGGCGTGACCATGGACTGTTTGATGGACAGATGGGTGGACAGACAGGCGACCActcagagaggagcagacatCTGTGTTCTGGACTCGTAG